One genomic region from Knoellia sp. p5-6-4 encodes:
- a CDS encoding substrate-binding domain-containing protein, whose amino-acid sequence MRSGVAVFTATAAAFSLAACNRGSSTDTGGGGEAAVGVVLITKDSTNPFFVAMQEGAKADAAKNNVKLTVASGKQEGDDQGQITAIEDAIARGDKGILITPMSTGVNAAIKKAREAGLYVIALDTPPDPANTVDITFATDNREAGKLDGQWAAATLDGKPAVIALLDLFNDKIVSVDYNRDQGFLEGMGIPLNDPKKNGDEAKTGKYTGGKGGDYTIVCNEAGNGAEDGGRTAMEKCLAKNPNINLVYTINEPTAVGANAALKAAGTTATIVSVDGGCAGVAQVKNGVIGATAQQYPLKMATMGMEAIAKVARGGEKPTPDPGLDFKNTGVALVTDKPVEGVESIDSAKGAEICWGK is encoded by the coding sequence CTGCGGTCCGGGGTCGCGGTGTTCACCGCGACCGCCGCGGCGTTCTCGCTGGCCGCCTGCAACCGCGGATCGTCCACCGACACGGGCGGCGGGGGCGAGGCAGCCGTCGGCGTCGTCCTCATCACCAAGGACTCGACCAACCCGTTCTTCGTCGCGATGCAGGAGGGTGCCAAGGCCGACGCGGCGAAGAACAACGTCAAGCTGACCGTCGCCTCGGGCAAGCAGGAGGGCGACGACCAGGGCCAGATCACGGCGATCGAGGACGCCATCGCCCGCGGTGACAAGGGCATCCTCATCACCCCGATGAGCACCGGCGTCAACGCCGCCATCAAGAAGGCGCGCGAGGCCGGCCTCTACGTCATCGCCCTCGACACGCCGCCGGACCCGGCCAACACCGTCGACATCACCTTCGCCACCGACAACCGCGAGGCGGGCAAGCTCGACGGCCAGTGGGCGGCGGCCACCCTCGACGGCAAGCCGGCCGTCATCGCCCTGCTCGACCTCTTCAACGACAAGATCGTCTCGGTCGACTACAACCGCGACCAGGGCTTCCTCGAGGGCATGGGCATCCCGCTGAACGACCCCAAGAAGAACGGCGACGAGGCCAAGACCGGCAAGTACACCGGCGGCAAGGGCGGCGACTACACCATCGTCTGCAACGAGGCCGGCAACGGCGCCGAGGACGGGGGCCGCACCGCGATGGAGAAGTGCCTCGCCAAGAACCCGAACATCAACCTCGTCTACACGATCAACGAGCCGACCGCCGTCGGCGCCAACGCGGCGCTCAAGGCGGCGGGCACGACGGCCACGATCGTGTCGGTCGACGGCGGCTGCGCCGGTGTCGCCCAGGTGAAGAACGGGGTGATCGGTGCCACCGCGCAGCAGTACCCGCTGAAGATGGCCACGATGGGCATGGAGGCGATCGCGAAGGTCGCCCGCGGCGGCGAGAAGCCGACGCCCGACCCCGGCCTGGACTTCAAGAACACGGGTGTCGCGCTGGTGACCGACAAGCCGGTCGAGGGTGTGGAGAGCATCGACTCGGCCAAGGGCGCCGAGATCTGCTGGGGCAAGTGA
- a CDS encoding CrcB family protein, whose amino-acid sequence MRFLLVVLGASMGAPVRFLVDRWARAHFSAGTVLGTLVVNVAGSFVLGALSGWSTRPAWVMPLLGMGFCGALTTFSTLTLETWVLFEERAWRPFAANLLLSLGLGAVAVVLGHALGSAAA is encoded by the coding sequence GTGAGGTTCCTGCTCGTCGTGCTGGGCGCCTCGATGGGTGCTCCCGTGCGCTTCCTCGTCGACCGGTGGGCCAGGGCGCACTTCTCGGCCGGCACCGTGCTCGGGACGCTCGTCGTCAACGTGGCCGGGTCCTTCGTGCTCGGGGCCCTGTCCGGCTGGTCGACCCGGCCGGCCTGGGTGATGCCGCTGCTGGGCATGGGCTTCTGCGGCGCGCTCACCACCTTCTCGACCCTCACCCTCGAGACCTGGGTGCTCTTCGAGGAGCGGGCCTGGCGTCCGTTCGCGGCCAACCTGCTGCTCAGCCTCGGGCTCGGCGCCGTGGCGGTCGTGCTGGGCCACGCCCTCGGGTCGGCTGCCGCCTGA
- a CDS encoding DUF4333 domain-containing protein, which yields MSTAFTPPGGTTPAYSPYAAGHAAHPSGPASWPAQPMYQPAQRNGLAVAAVVMAGLSLLGVLGLVVAMVLGPELGPSWVLQGEVLPVNSQTSDEALERELTSLMEDDGSAVQEVTCPESAAVAQGEVTVCHGSVDDWDWTGVVHFEDDAGAFTLLQF from the coding sequence GTGTCCACAGCCTTCACCCCGCCCGGCGGGACCACCCCGGCCTACTCGCCGTACGCGGCCGGCCACGCCGCCCACCCGTCGGGGCCTGCGTCCTGGCCCGCACAGCCGATGTACCAGCCGGCGCAGCGCAACGGGTTGGCCGTGGCGGCGGTCGTCATGGCGGGGCTGTCGCTGCTCGGCGTGCTCGGCCTTGTGGTGGCCATGGTGCTGGGTCCCGAGCTGGGTCCGTCCTGGGTGCTCCAGGGCGAGGTCCTGCCGGTCAACAGCCAGACCTCGGACGAGGCCCTGGAACGTGAGCTCACGTCGCTGATGGAGGACGACGGCAGCGCCGTGCAGGAGGTCACCTGCCCGGAGTCGGCTGCTGTCGCCCAGGGCGAGGTGACGGTCTGCCACGGCAGCGTGGACGACTGGGACTGGACCGGGGTCGTCCACTTCGAGGACGACGCGGGGGCCTTCACGCTCCTCCAGTTCTGA
- a CDS encoding ATP-binding cassette domain-containing protein encodes MSTPTLEVAHGGVPAGKESIYSQEPVLSARKLVITFGRVVGLDGVDLDLYPGEVLAVIGDNGAGKSTLIKCLTGAYTPDSGEITLNGRQVHFKRPQDSREAGIETVYQQLAVIPALDIASNLYLAREERRRGVLGSVFRMLDKKGMEKRAGQSVQDLGIQTIQNMGQAVETLSGGQRQAVAVARAAAFGSKVVILDEPTAALGVKESGMVLDMIKQLRDKGLSIILISHNMPHVWEVADRIHIQRLGGRAGVITPQTHDMGEGVAIMTGAKRLAPEEAG; translated from the coding sequence ATGAGCACCCCCACGCTCGAGGTCGCCCACGGTGGTGTCCCCGCAGGCAAGGAGAGCATCTACAGCCAGGAGCCGGTGCTCTCGGCGCGCAAGCTGGTCATCACCTTCGGCCGTGTCGTCGGGCTCGACGGCGTCGACCTCGACCTCTACCCGGGCGAGGTGCTCGCGGTCATCGGCGACAACGGGGCCGGCAAGTCGACCCTCATCAAGTGCCTGACCGGCGCCTACACGCCCGACTCCGGTGAGATCACGCTGAACGGGAGGCAGGTCCACTTCAAGCGGCCCCAGGACTCCCGCGAGGCCGGCATCGAGACCGTCTACCAGCAGCTGGCGGTGATCCCGGCCCTCGACATCGCGAGCAACCTCTACCTCGCCCGCGAGGAGCGTCGCAGGGGTGTCCTCGGCTCGGTGTTCCGCATGCTCGACAAGAAGGGCATGGAGAAGCGTGCCGGCCAGTCGGTGCAGGACCTCGGCATCCAGACCATCCAGAACATGGGTCAGGCCGTCGAGACGCTCTCGGGTGGTCAGCGCCAGGCCGTCGCGGTCGCCCGGGCCGCGGCGTTCGGCAGCAAGGTCGTCATCCTCGACGAGCCCACCGCCGCCCTCGGTGTGAAGGAGTCGGGCATGGTGCTCGACATGATCAAGCAGCTGCGCGACAAGGGGCTGTCGATCATCCTCATCAGCCACAACATGCCCCACGTCTGGGAGGTCGCCGACCGCATCCACATCCAGCGGCTCGGAGGGCGCGCGGGCGTCATCACCCCGCAGACCCATGACATGGGCGAGGGCGTCGCGATCATGACGGGCGCCAAGCGGCTCGCCCCGGAGGAGGCAGGATGA
- a CDS encoding GNAT family N-acetyltransferase, protein MQIVLIEDISPSLLDGLAEVLADCVEGGASVGFLAPFTAEAARAWWGHALRDPDTLTWVATDEAGAVRGCVRLDLGAPANGQHRAEISKLLVHRRARGAGVATALMDAAEAEAARRGRSLLLLDTQCGSPAERLYARQGWSVVGVVDDYAALPDGRLAGTTIMAKRLLVTAS, encoded by the coding sequence GTGCAGATTGTGCTCATCGAAGATATCTCCCCCTCCCTTCTGGACGGGCTGGCGGAGGTGCTCGCCGACTGCGTCGAGGGCGGCGCGAGCGTCGGCTTCCTCGCCCCCTTCACCGCAGAGGCCGCCCGCGCGTGGTGGGGGCACGCCCTGCGAGACCCGGACACCCTGACCTGGGTGGCCACGGACGAAGCCGGGGCGGTGCGCGGCTGCGTCCGGCTCGACCTCGGTGCGCCGGCCAACGGACAGCACCGGGCGGAGATCTCGAAGCTGCTGGTGCACCGCAGGGCCCGGGGCGCCGGCGTCGCCACCGCCCTGATGGATGCGGCTGAGGCCGAGGCCGCCCGGCGCGGCCGCTCGCTCCTTCTGCTCGACACCCAGTGCGGCAGCCCTGCGGAGCGTCTCTACGCGAGACAGGGGTGGTCGGTCGTGGGCGTGGTCGACGACTACGCCGCCCTGCCCGACGGACGGCTGGCGGGCACCACGATCATGGCCAAGCGCCTGCTCGTGACTGCCTCCTGA
- a CDS encoding ABC transporter permease, translating into MATTTTSSAAAEFARRQHSPMERVQHQLHGKPWLSPLFLLLGTFVAFFIATPTFLTANSMGILLQQTAVVAALAVGQTLVILTAGIDLSVGAIMVLSMMVMATLARDDGMPGVLALLIGVVLATGAGLLNGLLVTRINLPPFIVTLGTLSIFTAIALLYSGGSSIQADRLPDILNLLGEGFSIGGVRLTWGIVVVGVMYAVVGFVLSQTAWGRYVYAVGDDVESARLSGVPSKRVLLAVYTLAGLTYGLAAWVLIGRAGAATPNAAPDANLASITAVVIGGTSLFGGRGRLIGTLIGALIVQTFAFGLSQLGVNQQWRVLATGVLVIVAVAIDQWIRKVRS; encoded by the coding sequence ATGGCCACCACAACCACCTCCTCTGCGGCTGCCGAGTTCGCTCGGCGGCAGCACTCCCCGATGGAGCGGGTGCAGCACCAGCTGCACGGCAAGCCGTGGCTGAGTCCCCTCTTCCTGCTCCTCGGCACCTTCGTGGCGTTCTTCATCGCGACCCCGACGTTCCTCACCGCCAACTCGATGGGCATCCTGCTCCAGCAGACGGCGGTCGTCGCAGCCCTCGCGGTGGGCCAGACGCTCGTCATCCTCACCGCGGGCATCGACCTGTCGGTCGGGGCGATCATGGTGCTGTCGATGATGGTGATGGCCACCCTCGCCCGCGACGACGGCATGCCGGGCGTGCTCGCGCTCCTCATCGGCGTGGTGCTCGCCACCGGCGCGGGCCTGCTCAACGGCCTGCTGGTCACCCGCATCAACCTGCCGCCCTTCATCGTCACCCTGGGCACGCTCAGCATCTTCACGGCGATCGCCCTGCTCTACTCGGGCGGCTCGAGCATCCAGGCCGACCGGCTGCCGGACATCCTGAACCTGCTCGGTGAGGGCTTCTCGATAGGCGGGGTCCGGTTGACCTGGGGCATCGTCGTCGTGGGGGTGATGTATGCCGTCGTGGGGTTCGTGCTCTCGCAGACGGCGTGGGGGCGCTACGTGTACGCGGTCGGCGACGACGTCGAGTCGGCCCGCCTCTCGGGCGTGCCGAGCAAGCGCGTGCTGCTGGCCGTCTACACCCTCGCCGGACTCACCTACGGCCTAGCCGCGTGGGTCCTCATCGGCCGGGCGGGCGCGGCGACGCCCAACGCGGCGCCCGACGCCAACCTGGCCAGCATCACCGCCGTGGTCATCGGTGGCACCAGCCTCTTCGGTGGCCGCGGCCGGCTCATCGGCACCCTCATCGGAGCGCTGATCGTGCAGACCTTCGCGTTCGGCCTGTCGCAGCTCGGCGTGAACCAGCAGTGGCGGGTCCTGGCCACCGGCGTCCTCGTCATCGTGGCCGTCGCCATCGACCAGTGGATCAGGAAGGTGAGGTCATGA
- the crcB gene encoding fluoride efflux transporter CrcB, with the protein MARDVGPGLLAAIAVGGAIGSLGRYGVARALPDEPGAFPTATFLVNVSGSLAMGVLFVWVLTLDRPHPWLRPFLGVGVLGGWTTFSTYALESRALVASGHGLTALLYALGSLALGLAAVGAGVSLGERGLGRRR; encoded by the coding sequence ATGGCCCGCGACGTGGGGCCCGGGCTCCTTGCCGCCATCGCCGTCGGCGGCGCCATCGGCAGCCTCGGCCGCTACGGCGTCGCGCGCGCCCTTCCCGACGAACCGGGTGCCTTCCCGACCGCCACCTTCCTCGTCAACGTCTCCGGCTCCCTGGCCATGGGGGTGCTGTTCGTGTGGGTCCTGACCCTGGACCGGCCGCACCCGTGGCTGCGCCCGTTCCTCGGTGTCGGGGTGCTGGGTGGCTGGACGACCTTCTCCACCTACGCCCTGGAGTCGAGGGCGCTCGTCGCCTCCGGCCACGGCCTCACCGCCCTGTTGTACGCCCTGGGGTCCCTCGCGCTGGGGCTTGCGGCGGTGGGCGCCGGGGTCAGCCTCGGCGAGCGCGGCCTCGGGCGGCGCCGGTGA
- a CDS encoding universal stress protein — MSRAIVVGYIPSPEGIAAFERAKDEAVLRGEALVVVNTGEAGNFAKPSFAKPKDLDAIRKELTESGLEHEVLQPTTGGTAAEEILRVVAERDADLLVIGLRRRSPVGKLFLGSTAQHLLLDAPCSVLAVKVAQDG, encoded by the coding sequence ATGAGCCGGGCCATCGTCGTCGGCTACATCCCCTCCCCCGAGGGGATCGCCGCCTTCGAGCGCGCCAAGGACGAGGCGGTGCTGCGCGGCGAGGCCCTGGTCGTCGTCAACACCGGCGAGGCCGGCAACTTCGCCAAACCGAGCTTCGCCAAGCCCAAGGACCTCGACGCGATCCGCAAGGAGCTCACCGAGAGCGGGCTGGAGCACGAGGTGCTGCAACCGACGACGGGCGGGACCGCCGCGGAGGAGATCCTGCGCGTCGTCGCCGAACGCGATGCCGACCTGCTGGTCATCGGCCTGCGACGCCGTTCGCCGGTCGGGAAGCTGTTCCTGGGCAGCACCGCCCAGCACCTCCTGCTCGACGCGCCGTGCTCGGTGCTCGCCGTGAAGGTGGCGCAGGACGGCTGA
- a CDS encoding LacI family DNA-binding transcriptional regulator: protein MNLTSLSSGQSRRPRATMRDVAALAGVSLKTVSRVVNDESGVSPEVRTRVERAISQLGYQHNLAASNLRRSNARTGTVGILLQDVSNSFSASLLRALEDTARERDVAVLTASLDEEPARERMLVASLVRRRVDGLVVMPATERQDYLADELRSGLPVVFVDRAPRGVDADSVTVDNRAGAMAATEHLIRHGHRRIGFLGDLSRIETAVARREGYAKALADAGIALDPRLTVSDLRSSEAAYEAALRLLDLEEPPTAIFAARNSLAIGAVTALRSRGLTRSVALVGFDDFPLADLLEPGLTVVRQNVRRIGTEVAEMLFSRLDGDQQPPRHVVVEPTLVVRGSGEIRP, encoded by the coding sequence GTGAATCTGACATCGTTGTCATCGGGGCAGTCCCGGCGCCCCCGGGCCACCATGCGCGACGTGGCGGCCCTCGCCGGGGTCAGCCTGAAGACGGTGTCACGGGTCGTCAACGACGAGAGCGGCGTCTCGCCCGAGGTGCGCACCCGCGTCGAACGAGCGATCAGCCAGCTGGGCTACCAGCACAACTTGGCCGCCAGCAACCTGCGCCGCAGCAACGCCCGCACCGGCACCGTCGGCATCCTGCTGCAGGACGTGAGCAACAGCTTCTCGGCCAGCCTGCTGCGGGCGCTGGAGGACACCGCCCGCGAGCGGGACGTCGCAGTGCTGACGGCGAGCCTCGACGAGGAGCCCGCCCGCGAGCGCATGCTGGTGGCCAGCCTGGTGCGTCGACGCGTGGACGGCCTGGTCGTCATGCCGGCGACCGAGCGGCAGGACTACCTGGCCGACGAGCTGCGCAGCGGCCTACCGGTGGTGTTCGTCGACCGCGCGCCCCGCGGAGTCGACGCCGACTCGGTCACCGTGGACAACCGCGCCGGCGCCATGGCCGCGACGGAGCACCTCATCCGGCACGGCCACCGCCGCATCGGCTTCCTCGGCGACCTGTCCCGCATCGAGACAGCGGTCGCCCGTCGCGAGGGCTACGCGAAGGCCCTGGCCGACGCGGGGATCGCGCTCGACCCCCGGCTCACGGTCTCCGACCTGCGCTCCTCCGAAGCGGCCTACGAGGCGGCACTGAGGCTGCTCGACCTCGAGGAACCGCCCACCGCCATCTTCGCCGCCCGCAACTCCCTCGCCATCGGCGCGGTCACCGCACTGCGCTCACGCGGGCTGACCCGCTCGGTGGCGCTCGTGGGCTTCGACGACTTCCCCCTGGCCGACCTCCTCGAGCCCGGCCTGACGGTGGTCCGCCAGAACGTCCGCCGTATCGGCACCGAAGTGGCGGAGATGCTGTTCAGCCGCCTCGACGGTGACCAGCAGCCACCGCGTCACGTGGTCGTCGAACCGACGCTGGTCGTGCGCGGGTCGGGCGAGATCAGGCCCTGA
- a CDS encoding response regulator transcription factor, with the protein MSTQQPAAAPASIQRPDGSPVRVLVVDDEHNLTELLAMALRYEGWEVRTAGNGVAAVRAAREFEPDAVALDMMLPDFDGLEVLRRMRANNPDVPVLFLTAKDAVEDRVAGLTAGGDDYVTKPFSLEEVVARLRALMRRTAVIAQESSSVLVVGDLTLDEDSHEVTRAGEQVQLTATEFELLRYLMRNPRRVLSKAQILDRVWNYDFGGQANVVELYISYLRKKIDAGRAPMIHTLRGVGYVLKPAP; encoded by the coding sequence ATGAGCACGCAGCAGCCCGCGGCCGCCCCCGCCAGTATCCAGCGCCCTGACGGGTCACCCGTCCGCGTCCTCGTCGTCGACGACGAGCACAACCTCACAGAGCTCCTCGCCATGGCGCTGCGCTACGAGGGCTGGGAGGTCCGGACCGCGGGCAACGGCGTCGCTGCCGTGCGGGCCGCCCGCGAGTTCGAACCCGACGCCGTGGCGCTCGACATGATGCTGCCCGACTTCGACGGCCTCGAGGTGCTGCGCCGCATGCGGGCCAACAACCCCGACGTCCCCGTCCTCTTCCTGACGGCGAAGGACGCGGTCGAGGACCGGGTCGCCGGGCTGACTGCCGGGGGCGACGACTACGTCACCAAGCCGTTCAGCCTCGAGGAGGTCGTGGCCCGGCTGCGCGCGCTCATGAGGCGCACCGCCGTCATCGCCCAGGAGTCGTCGTCGGTGCTCGTGGTCGGCGACCTCACCCTCGACGAGGACAGCCACGAGGTGACCCGTGCGGGTGAGCAGGTCCAGCTGACGGCAACGGAGTTCGAGCTCCTTCGCTACCTCATGCGCAACCCCAGGCGGGTGCTCTCCAAGGCGCAGATCCTCGACCGGGTCTGGAACTACGACTTCGGCGGGCAGGCCAACGTCGTCGAGCTCTACATCTCCTACCTGCGCAAGAAGATCGACGCGGGACGAGCCCCGATGATCCACACCCTGCGTGGGGTCGGCTACGTCCTCAAGCCGGCGCCGTGA
- a CDS encoding VOC family protein — protein sequence MATTWQLTVDCAEPERLVAFWCEALGYVPEPAPEGWDSWLAYWLSLGIPEDDLEGAENGSGAIVDPTGRHPRIWFQPVPEGKVGKNRLHLDLKITGGPREVPELERRRAAVDAEVERLVVLGASVAYLNAPEGANYYAVTLRDPEGNEFCVV from the coding sequence ATGGCGACCACGTGGCAGCTCACCGTCGACTGTGCCGAACCCGAGCGCCTCGTCGCGTTCTGGTGCGAGGCGCTGGGCTACGTCCCGGAGCCCGCTCCGGAGGGCTGGGACAGCTGGCTGGCGTACTGGCTCTCCCTCGGCATACCCGAGGACGACCTCGAGGGGGCCGAGAACGGCAGCGGCGCCATCGTCGACCCGACCGGGCGTCATCCCCGTATCTGGTTCCAGCCGGTCCCGGAGGGCAAGGTGGGCAAGAACCGCCTCCACCTGGACCTCAAGATCACCGGTGGCCCGCGGGAGGTGCCAGAGCTCGAGCGGCGCCGGGCGGCCGTCGACGCCGAGGTCGAGCGCCTCGTTGTCCTCGGCGCCTCCGTCGCCTACCTCAACGCGCCCGAGGGGGCCAACTACTACGCCGTGACGCTGCGCGACCCCGAAGGAAACGAGTTCTGCGTGGTCTGA
- a CDS encoding phosphoenolpyruvate carboxykinase (GTP): MTIESTEPAKADSPNTERAGGTTHARLQQWVDEVAALTTPDRIEWVTGSDAEWTRLTDKLVEAGTFVRLNEEKKPNSFYAASDPTDVARVEDRTYICSVEEKDAGPTNNWMDPNEMKAIMRDLYKGCMKGRTMYVIPFVMGHLNAENPMFGVEITDSEYVVVSMRVMARCGVNVLRRIEELGEAANYVPALHSLGAPLEPGQQDVKWPCSDTKYIVQFPEERTIWSYGSGYGGNALLGKKCYSLRIASVMARDEGWLAEHMLILKLTSPEQQVYYVAAAFPSACGKTNLAMLKPTIPGWKVETLGDDIAWMRFGEDGRLYAVNPEFGFFGVAPGTNEKTNPYAMETIAKGNSVFTNVALTDDGDIWWEGMENTPAHATSWKGQDWTPDSEELSSHPNSRYCTPIEQCPILAPEYNDPQGVPISAIFFGGRRASTIPLVTESRDWVHGTFMGATLSSETTAAATGQVGVVRRDPMAMLPFIGYNAGDYFQHWINVGKDADAHKLPKIFYVNWFRRDAEGNFVWPGFGENSRVLKWAIERIEGKAAAVETPIGHVPTPEALDTDGLDMDPDELAKALHVDVEEWKAEIPQIEEWFAKFGDNLPTQLRVELDGLKGRLGVE, translated from the coding sequence ATGACGATCGAGTCGACGGAACCCGCCAAGGCGGACAGCCCCAACACCGAGAGGGCGGGTGGCACCACGCACGCCCGCCTCCAGCAGTGGGTGGACGAGGTGGCCGCCCTGACCACCCCCGACCGCATCGAGTGGGTCACCGGCTCCGACGCCGAGTGGACGCGACTGACCGACAAGCTCGTCGAGGCCGGCACGTTCGTACGCCTCAACGAGGAGAAGAAGCCGAACTCCTTCTACGCCGCCTCCGACCCGACCGACGTGGCCCGGGTCGAGGACCGCACCTACATCTGCTCCGTCGAGGAGAAGGACGCCGGGCCCACCAACAACTGGATGGACCCGAACGAGATGAAGGCCATCATGCGCGACCTCTACAAGGGGTGCATGAAGGGCCGGACCATGTACGTCATCCCGTTCGTCATGGGCCACCTCAACGCCGAGAACCCGATGTTCGGCGTCGAGATCACCGACTCCGAGTACGTCGTGGTCTCGATGCGCGTGATGGCCCGCTGCGGCGTGAACGTGCTGCGCCGGATCGAGGAGCTCGGCGAGGCTGCCAACTACGTGCCGGCGCTGCACTCCCTGGGCGCCCCGCTCGAGCCCGGCCAGCAGGACGTGAAGTGGCCGTGCAGTGACACCAAGTACATCGTGCAGTTCCCCGAAGAGCGCACCATCTGGTCCTACGGCTCGGGCTACGGCGGCAACGCGCTCCTGGGGAAGAAGTGCTACTCGCTGCGCATCGCCTCGGTCATGGCGCGCGACGAGGGCTGGCTCGCCGAGCACATGCTCATCCTCAAGCTCACGTCCCCCGAGCAGCAGGTCTACTACGTCGCGGCAGCGTTCCCGAGCGCCTGCGGCAAGACCAACCTGGCCATGCTCAAGCCGACCATCCCCGGCTGGAAGGTCGAGACCCTCGGCGACGACATCGCCTGGATGCGCTTCGGTGAGGACGGCCGGCTGTATGCCGTGAACCCCGAGTTCGGGTTCTTCGGCGTCGCCCCGGGCACCAACGAGAAGACCAACCCCTACGCGATGGAAACCATCGCCAAGGGCAACTCGGTCTTCACCAACGTCGCGCTGACCGACGACGGCGACATCTGGTGGGAGGGCATGGAGAACACCCCGGCCCACGCCACCAGCTGGAAGGGCCAGGACTGGACGCCCGACTCGGAAGAGCTGTCCAGCCACCCGAACAGCCGCTACTGCACCCCGATCGAGCAGTGCCCGATCCTGGCGCCGGAGTACAACGACCCGCAGGGTGTGCCGATCTCGGCGATCTTCTTCGGTGGCCGCCGCGCCTCGACGATCCCGCTGGTCACCGAGTCGCGCGACTGGGTGCACGGCACGTTCATGGGCGCGACGCTCTCCTCGGAGACCACTGCCGCCGCGACCGGCCAGGTCGGCGTCGTGCGCCGCGACCCGATGGCCATGCTGCCCTTCATCGGCTACAACGCCGGTGACTACTTCCAGCACTGGATCAACGTGGGCAAGGACGCCGACGCCCACAAGCTGCCGAAGATCTTCTACGTGAACTGGTTCCGCCGCGACGCCGAGGGCAACTTCGTGTGGCCGGGCTTCGGCGAGAACAGCCGCGTGCTGAAGTGGGCCATCGAGCGCATCGAGGGCAAGGCTGCCGCCGTCGAGACCCCCATCGGCCACGTGCCGACCCCGGAGGCGCTCGACACCGACGGCCTCGACATGGACCCCGACGAGCTCGCCAAGGCGCTGCACGTCGACGTCGAGGAGTGGAAGGCCGAGATCCCGCAGATCGAGGAGTGGTTCGCCAAGTTCGGTGACAACCTGCCGACCCAGCTGCGGGTCGAGCTCGACGGCCTGAAGGGCCGCCTCGGCGTGGAGTGA